A stretch of the Azorhizobium caulinodans ORS 571 genome encodes the following:
- a CDS encoding sarcosine oxidase subunit delta, with protein MLLVTCPYCGARPEIEFHCGGEAHIARPETPAALDDADWASYLYTRANPKGVHAERWRHVHGCGRWFNALRNTVSDRFIATYKMGEPRPDLSPSQPTPAGGQ; from the coding sequence ATGCTGCTCGTCACCTGCCCCTATTGCGGCGCCCGCCCGGAAATCGAATTCCACTGCGGCGGCGAGGCCCATATCGCCCGGCCCGAAACGCCCGCCGCGCTCGATGATGCGGACTGGGCCAGCTATCTCTACACCCGCGCCAATCCCAAGGGCGTGCATGCGGAGCGTTGGCGCCACGTCCATGGCTGCGGCCGCTGGTTCAATGCTCTGCGCAACACGGTGAGCGACCGTTTCATCGCCACCTACAAGATGGGCGAGCCCCGTCCGGACCTTTCCCCCTCGCAGCCCACACCGGCGGGAGGCCAGTGA